In Lolium rigidum isolate FL_2022 chromosome 7, APGP_CSIRO_Lrig_0.1, whole genome shotgun sequence, the DNA window GCGGCGGGGACACGTCGCCGCGGCCTCCCGTATTCCGCACGGACGCGGAACACGCCGAGCTTGACGATGAGGAGTGAAGCTCCTCACCCGCGTCGACACGGTCGTCCGCCTCGACgctccgccaccaccggcaccgccgcgtgTAGAGGCCAATTTGGCCGCATTTTGCTTCAAATTAGTTAGCGCGGTTAGGTGTAGTAAGTAATTTAGGTTTGCTAATCGGATTATGTAACTTATGATGCTCAATTAAAGCATCAAATGCCATCTATATATATATGATTATCGACCAATTTCCCCGCgatatttaaaatgcatttttcaGTTCGTGTTCCACGGGTTCTGatctcagctgcaaaatcttcgtCCCCTATGTTTTCGAAAGACTGAATTCGGTTTTTTGGTTCCGACTTTTCCTGttactgttagagatgctctaacgggGAGATGCTTAGTCTTTGCTTCCAGTTCTGGAGCACCTCACACAAGGTTGAGCAAACACAACCAACTATTCCGATGTCTTATTCCAACAAAGAGAGAGATTCACAGGAGCATAATCGGCCTAAAAGGTACACGAGCGAAGCGATTTGATCTGCCGGAATATCTCCATCTAGATTCTAGTAGTAGCAGCAGCTGGTCTAGCGGCCGGCATAATTAGGTGGAAACTACTATTCGAACTTGTAGTGCTTGTCGACGGCCTCGGCGATGTCCGAGGTGCAGCTCATCCCCTTGGGGAAGACCACCAGGTCCCCCGCCGCGATCTCAACGAACCCCTCCTCGCCCTCCGGGTACACCTTCACCTTCCCCTGCAGCAGGTAGCACGTCTCCTTGGCCGAGTACGTCCACGGGAACTTGCTCTGCTCGCATCCCCACCTGCAGCAAGGCAGCCGCCGTCGCATCACCGTCGGTCGATGTTCCGACAAGAAAGAGACGCCAAGGGAGGCCAAGATCGGAGCTTACTTGGGCCACTGGCGGACGCCGAGCTCCGAGAGGCGTGTCTCGGGCGGGTTGCGCTCCACCCTCACGCCCAGCTTCTCAGTCGTCAccgtctccgccgacgccatcactCTCACCGCCGCGAATCGCCCTCTGGAGGCTGTGGAGGGGGAGCTGAATCTGAGACGGCCGGtctggagctggagctggagcaGGCAAGCAGTCCAAAGTCCATAATCTACTCTGCACTGCTAATTTGAAACATTAAACAATATTATTTTTGCTCTAAATATAAACCATTTTAGCTTTCTTAAAAAGCTTATATTTtagaatggaggtagtacatTTATGTGTCTTAATTTAAATATTGGACAATACATTCATGGCAAATAATGCCAAAAATACTACTTGCCAAATAAAGGGGAGAGTATAGTAGTATAATATCAGGtagtactagaaaatttaatgtcaactagatcttgtacatatatttgcattgggattctacaaattaATAAATGTTATAAAAATATGATACGGAGTACTACTACTATATGATATCATCCATTATGGAGATACCAACTTACATTAGGCTGATCATAGTGGAGAGtaccttagactagtaacatatgtcatgttactagtctaggttactaccttcatagtgggtactaacttatatgtggtgtcatgcattgtgtcatttattatgttgtagactcattttgctttggagtgtgtgatgttatggtaacatagctagttaccacatcactctctttcttcatttattggcatgccatgtcaacaaaatgtcttgagatgtgtgatgttactagctatattCCCACTGTGAGCAGTCTTAGTATGTGATAGTATCTCTATAAGTCACTTCCCTCATTTTGTGCTTATTACTCACATAAAGGATGACCAAGATGCATTTACCGTGGAATTTGATCATTGTTTCTCACCTCATAACGAAAGTCCATTTATGGCGAAATTACAGCTTTAGTACTAAGTACTACTAGTATCAAAAGATTTGCTCTCCCATTTATTCTCTTTGCCCACGAGATCTTAGTGCGTAGTATATAAATTCACCAAAAGCCTAAGGTTTGCCTCATCTCCGTTCACCCCACACCGAACCACCAAAAACTTGACAAACCCATCAAGCCAGTGCTCAAAATGGCAGCAAGGCTTGtgctccccctcctcctcgtcctcgtcgtcggctCCCACACGGCCTCCTCCACCGTGGTGCAGACGTGCGTGAACGCAGTGGTGGCAGGGGACCGCAGGGAACTAGAAGTCTTCTGCGTGACGTCGCTCCAGGCGGCGCCGGGGAGCGCCACCGCAGACGCCCACGGGCTGGCCGTGATCGCCACGAACCTGACGCTGGCCAActacacggcggcggcggccacgatCAAGGACCTGCAGCAGCGCAGGGGCTGGACGGCCAAGCAGCTGGGGGTGCTGATCACGTGCCGGAAGGGGTACATCCAGGCGTTGAACATGGTGCACAACGCCTTCCACGCGCTGGCCACGAGGCAGAAGCAGGCGTACCTGGACGACATGGGCGACGTTAGGGAGGCCTCCCTCGACTGTGAAGCAGCGTTCGATGAGTCGATGCCGAGTAAGGTGAACTGGGACGCCGAGCTCCTGACTACCGTGGCCATGATGATCGTGATGTCGTTGTAGCGAGTAGGGTGCGTAGGCAGATCTTGCCGTGGCCACTCCGCCAGTGGTAGTCAAATCAGTAGGAAGATGGATTGGTCGATGGAGAAGAAAATAAAATGAGATGCGTGATTCGACTTATTTTTTGGAATATGACTTAAATCCTCCGGAGGCTGCGGCCCGAGCAACCTCCGGGTGCAGCGTCGTTGGATCGGCGAATTGTGTGGACGCGCACGTTTCCTTTCTTGCGTGTCTTTCCTGCGTGTGGGGCCCATCAATCGTGTTCCTTATTCTCCTCCActacaatcgcacgccagcaatccTATTTCCAAATCGCACGCCAGCGCAAACGAGCCCATCGGCCGGCCTCGACGGTGCgtcgccacctcctcctcctctcccccccTCCCCGAGATGGCCGGCCTCGACGGATGGAATCAACAGTAGGACAAGCAATAGCGCCGCCGACGTGCTCCACGCAGcgccgtgatgtctacgcacactcctattcttgtagacagtgttgggcctccaagagcagaggtttgtagaacagcagcaagtttcccttaagtgaatcacccaaggtttatcgaactcaaggaggtagaggtcaaagatattcctctcaagcaaccctgcaattaagatgcaaaaagtctcttgtgtctccaacacacccgatacacttgtcaaatgtataggtgcactagttcggcgaagagatagtaaaacacatgtggtatggatgaatatgagcaatAATATAAATATGCAAcatgtaaacatgcagtaaaacagtgaaCGAACAGTGGCAGAAAAGAGCTTCGTTGGCACTAAGGAGtgtgatgtaatatttggaaataaggcacagggatcatactttcaccagtggcactctcaacaatgcaatcataattagatataaatataagcacttcatcatgctACTACGAAACACTTTCTTGTTGGATAAAGAACACAAAATCATCATGCATGGGCTATAAAAGAACACCTCAAGATGCAGCCCCAAGTaccatgaacaccccacgctgtcactttgagcattcattggAGGAACTAACATTACATAATTCATAAGGGAGCCACACACACGGTACATACCGCGATCACGCTGACCCCAAAGTTCATATGATAAAACACTAGAGTAGCAcaacaacatctagattacaaagcccaCGATCACATAAAAGATCAtatcacgagagagagagagagagagagagagagagagagagaaaccacatagctaccagtacggCCCCTCAgccccaagggtgaactactccctcctcatcataggaggcagcgatggcgatgaagatggcggtggagtcgatggcgatggctccgggggcacttccccgtcccatcagggtgccggaacagagacttctgtcccccgaaacttggtttcggcgatgacggcggctacggaGCTCTTCTTCCACGGAAAATTTACGCCTCGTAACTTTTAGGGTCaagagcttcttataggcgaagaggcgacgcgagggggtgcacgaggcgccagtacatgggccaggggcggccagggcccaggccgcgcctggCACCTGTATAGCCACCTTCCCGGcactccccttctggctcccgtaGTCTTCTGGTGAATAATAATTTtagtgaattttctagatttttccgagcactttcatttttggactatttctgcaataaacaaacataataaacagaaactggcactgtagcACTTGTTAATATGTTATTCCAAATAATGACATAATATGATACAAAGTGCCTATAAAACATGTTGGAATTggtgcaaaacaagcatggagcatcaaaaattatagatatgtttgcaacgtatcaacatcccaagcttaactcctgctcgtcccgagtaggtaagtgataacaaaaataatttttgaagtggcatgcaccttcaaagttcaaaggatgactatttaagaacaagtaataacacattcatgattcaatcaataataattttgggaccatgcacataaaactaagaataacAACTATGCTTTGTTAATGGTGCATGAACTTagcagatgaagactcaacataaaagtaaaagaaaggcccttcgtagagggaagcacggattactcatgtgctagagatttttattttgaaagcatgtcaacggtagtaataattcatatgggttatgtataaaacttcctataagttgcaagcttcatgcatttgatttctcgattttgatagatctcaacttaaggacatccataccgggacaatatagaaaacagataatggactcctctttttaatgctttaagaattcaacaataataatattctcataagagattttgaggatttgagtgtccaagctgaaacttccaccatgatacatggctttggttggcggcccaatgttcttctctaacaatatgcatactcgaaccatttcaactcatggaaaatctcccttacttcagacaagacgaacatgcatagcaactcacatgatattcaacaaagatgtgacaggttgatggcatccccagataacatggttaccgctcaacaagcaacttataagaactaagatacataagtgacatattccttaccacaatagtttttaggctactttcccatgagctatatattgcaaaaacaaggaataaatttttgaaatgttttaaaggtagcacacaagcaatttactttggagtggtgataaaataccacatataggtaggtatggtggacacgattggAATCTTGGTTTtttggagttggatgcacgagtagaggtcatactcagtacaaatgaaggctagcaaaagaaatGGCCAAccgactaagagagcaataatggtcataatcatgcatagcgataaaacttattaatcaaagcatatggtgatattaaaagtcaaaaactaaatgatcataaagtcaactcaattgaaacatcaaagaagatcttgcatttgcatcactatttaatGAATCAAACTAACAGCCTCTTACAAAATATGAGTGAAAACTCAGAGCTAAACGAAGTACTCGAAAAATAAAACGCTCACAAAACAATGaaaatgaaaactagagcgttcatatgcaattaaagcggagcgtgtctctttcc includes these proteins:
- the LOC124674253 gene encoding uncharacterized protein LOC124674253 — translated: MAARLVLPLLLVLVVGSHTASSTVVQTCVNAVVAGDRRELEVFCVTSLQAAPGSATADAHGLAVIATNLTLANYTAAAATIKDLQQRRGWTAKQLGVLITCRKGYIQALNMVHNAFHALATRQKQAYLDDMGDVREASLDCEAAFDESMPSKVNWDAELLTTVAMMIVMSL
- the LOC124675509 gene encoding uncharacterized protein LOC124675509, with the translated sequence MASAETVTTEKLGVRVERNPPETRLSELGVRQWPKWGCEQSKFPWTYSAKETCYLLQGKVKVYPEGEEGFVEIAAGDLVVFPKGMSCTSDIAEAVDKHYKFE